Sequence from the Acyrthosiphon pisum isolate AL4f unplaced genomic scaffold, pea_aphid_22Mar2018_4r6ur Scaffold_20592;HRSCAF=21494, whole genome shotgun sequence genome:
GtcgataaaagataaaaatttcatgtgtaCTGTTGACTAAACGTCTACAACtgttatgaataataatcaattattttccGGAATTTTATGTGCTTCCAAATATTTGTACATGTGGTTAAAACtgcaaaagaaaaatgtaacaCTTAGGCACctacgtaaatacgtaatattatgttaccgtGCAAAATGTGTTAAATGTGCACTGCAATTGAATCACATTGTGGGGCCCCgataacgtaggtacctattctagtgaatattatctaaaacaccgggtaaaacaaaaaaaaaataaattcatagaaAAACAGGAaaatttacgcaaaatcggtttttaagttttgatgattttaaaatagagTACGAGATTCCCCATTAGTATTTctacttgaataaaaattattacaaagaacacataataagtaggtaggtccTAGGTACATGGTAACTAACCTTaagaatctatataataataaggataCGTATTTATAAGATATTGGACATTTCCAAAGCTTAATATTGTTTgctgaaaacaaatttataccaaaatatgtTTCACGACcagcgtattatatatataatagttacgaagcatatttttaaattttcgaaaataaggggaattttcatttgaaaaattgaagtttgtatcgccacagggcCCTCCTTGAGTATAGTCCCGCCGGCGAGAGAACGCTTTTGGGCGGCGACCAAAATTCGTCCGATctcgcgcattcccaccactaAACCTTCCCAAACGCTGGCCGCCGCCACCGTCGCCGCTACCGTCGCGGCCGCCGTCTCCGCCACCGACGAGGCCGCCGCCCTTGAAACTGTGTCAGTGTTTGTATACAGCGTGTGCTCTAGTGTTATCACAATATTACGCGTTTacgtatacatacatacaattatcattTTTGCGCGCACACAGTTTTTTCGTGTTTAAATacgtaattgtttttttttatacgaacaACATGGACAACATGGAGGACGTCGTAAATATTTCTCCTGCCTGAAAAAATCCAAGAGGAAAAGTaagtgttaactgttaactgttaacttactttcttaacgtgaaattaacgaataaattattcattttaagaaataagttaagttaatttattttgttttaaattttattacctatatttgcaaattcttaatttttaaatatatatttttttctttagttcGTTGGCACTGctcaaaagaaaataattatcaatgtgTACAAAGACAAAATCAAACAACAGCTCGACAATCCAACGCTGCCCAAATTGGGGTTCAGGGACCTTATCGCTGACATTTCAAGAACCACTGGTATTGGGCAACGTACAATTCAAACTACATTGGGTGAGTACAAGAAGGAGGGTACAGTGTCGTcgccaaacaaaaaaaaagtaagaccTACAATACTCCAAAAAGTTGACGAATTCGACAAAAATGCCATAAGGcaaaaaattcacaatttctGGAGGAACCGTGAGGTGCCGACAATTCCGAAAATGTTAATTGCCATCAACGAGGACGACTCATTACCGAATCTTAAACGTACGTCTTTCCAATTAATATTGAAAGATTTACAATTTGAGTACGTCAAGAAAAATCGCAACAGTGCTCTTCTCGAAAGAGAAGATTTGATAACTTGGCGCCGAAATTACTTGTTCAAAATAAGGCATTACCGAGCACAAAACAGGcccatatattatttagacgAGACGTGGGTCAATGCAGGCGAGACGCACAGCAGAACGTCGATGGATACAACAGTCACCTCAACACGAGATGCACACCTGCAAGGTCTCACCACAGGACAAAAGGCACCCTCGGGCAAAGGTAAGCGTCTCATAGTTTTACACATCGGGTCGTCAGACGGTTTTGTTCCGGGGGGCCTATTGTGTTTCGAATCCAAGACCAATTCTGCGGATTACCATGACGAAATGAATGGCGATACGTTTTACGAATGGTTTGTCAAGACCCTGCCATTACTAAAACCGAACGCCATCATCGTCGTGGATAATGCTTCTTACCATTCggtaaaaaaacagaaaataccAGTGATGTCTTGGAACAAACAGGCTATAATAGATTGGCTCGAGAGTAAAGGTGAGGTCGTTACTCATCCtatcattaaaattgatttaatgaaaaaagtgaaaaaaataaaaaaaaagcacgaCACATACGTAATTGATGAGCTCGCAAAAGATAACGGCAAAC
This genomic interval carries:
- the LOC103308939 gene encoding uncharacterized protein LOC103308939; protein product: MLIAINEDDSLPNLKRTSFQLILKDLQFEYVKKNRNSALLEREDLITWRRNYLFKIRHYRAQNRPIYYLDETWVNAGETHSRTSMDTTVTSTRDAHLQGLTTGQKAPSGKGKRLIVLHIGSSDGFVPGGLLCFESKTNSADYHDEMNGDTFYEWFVKTLPLLKPNAIIVVDNASYHSVKKQKIPVMSWNKQAIIDWLESKGEVVTHPIIKIDLMKKVKKIKKKHDTYVIDELAKDNGKLVLRLPPYHCELNPIELAWSSVKSYVRTHNKTFKLKDVMELLQKGVEHVSPDMWKNFIEHVKKVEDKFWDLEHITDEIMDELPEEDERHVLTIGTGDTSSSDYDSD